The following coding sequences are from one Saprospiraceae bacterium window:
- the gyrB gene encoding DNA topoisomerase (ATP-hydrolyzing) subunit B, with translation MSKNQEYSASSIQALEGLEAVRRRPGMYIGSTDEKGLHHLVWEVVDNAIDEHLAGYCTHITVSILSDNSIQVEDNGRGIPVDMHEKLKKSALEVVMTVLHAGGKFDKDSYKVSGGLHGVGVSCVNALSSYVRVEVRRDHKKYMQEYERGKPRADVSEIGTSVDTGTTVLFKPDDEIFETLIFKYDTLAHRLKELSFLNSGLHIYLRDLREGQAREEEFYSEGGLGEFVNYLDSGRNPLVENPIVIRGKEDNIDVEIAMRYNTGFQENVFSFVNNINTREGGTHVNGFKRALARVFKQYGDDNNLFSKLKVELSGEDFREGLTAVVSVKVPEPQFKGQTKGELGNSEVVGVVSRIVGDALSSYLEENPKEARRIIDKVILAATAREAARKARDMVQRKNVLTGSGLPGKLSDCSSRDPSESEIFLVEGDSAGGTAKQGRNRHFQAILPLRGKILNVEKALEHKIYENEEIKNMFTALGVHIFEDEDGERKLNTAKLRYHKVVIMCDADVDGSHITTLLLTFFYRYMYELIERGHVYIARPPLYQVKKGKDFKYAWNEKERKEFTIELGKGKEDSVHIQRYKGLGEMNAEQLWETTMDPDRRLLSKVTITDAMAADHYFSILMGDDVPPRREYIEANATYAKIDI, from the coding sequence ATGAGTAAAAATCAGGAGTATAGCGCCAGTAGTATTCAGGCCCTTGAAGGTCTGGAAGCGGTGCGAAGGAGGCCGGGTATGTACATTGGCTCGACCGATGAGAAAGGTCTCCATCACCTCGTCTGGGAAGTTGTGGACAACGCCATAGACGAACATCTTGCCGGTTATTGTACACATATCACTGTATCTATCCTCTCGGATAATTCCATACAAGTTGAAGACAACGGGCGAGGTATCCCTGTGGATATGCACGAGAAATTGAAGAAATCCGCCCTGGAAGTCGTCATGACTGTACTTCACGCCGGAGGTAAGTTTGACAAAGATTCCTACAAGGTCTCTGGAGGACTTCATGGAGTCGGTGTCTCTTGTGTGAATGCATTGTCTTCCTATGTTAGGGTAGAAGTGAGGCGCGATCACAAGAAATATATGCAAGAGTACGAGAGAGGTAAGCCCAGAGCTGATGTGTCTGAGATCGGAACCTCTGTCGATACGGGAACTACGGTGTTGTTTAAGCCCGATGATGAGATTTTTGAAACGCTGATCTTTAAGTATGACACTCTGGCACACAGGCTGAAAGAGCTTTCCTTCCTCAACAGCGGACTGCATATATACCTGCGTGATCTGAGAGAAGGTCAGGCCAGGGAAGAGGAGTTTTATTCTGAAGGTGGACTCGGAGAGTTCGTCAACTATTTGGATTCCGGCCGCAATCCGCTGGTGGAAAATCCTATAGTCATCCGCGGCAAAGAGGACAATATCGACGTAGAAATCGCGATGAGGTACAATACGGGCTTTCAGGAGAACGTATTCTCTTTTGTCAATAATATCAATACCAGAGAAGGTGGAACTCACGTCAATGGGTTTAAAAGGGCTCTGGCGAGAGTTTTCAAGCAATATGGAGACGACAACAATTTGTTTTCAAAACTGAAAGTAGAGCTTTCCGGTGAGGATTTTCGGGAAGGATTGACTGCGGTGGTTTCAGTGAAGGTCCCGGAGCCACAGTTCAAGGGGCAAACCAAGGGTGAGTTGGGTAACTCTGAAGTGGTGGGAGTGGTATCCCGAATCGTCGGCGACGCACTTTCCAGCTATCTTGAAGAAAACCCAAAGGAAGCCAGACGTATCATAGACAAGGTGATCCTTGCTGCGACAGCAAGGGAGGCTGCCCGCAAGGCGAGAGATATGGTACAGCGCAAGAATGTGTTGACGGGAAGCGGTCTCCCCGGCAAACTGTCCGATTGTAGTTCTCGTGATCCATCGGAATCCGAGATATTTCTGGTGGAAGGAGATTCAGCGGGTGGTACTGCAAAACAAGGCAGAAACAGGCATTTTCAAGCTATACTGCCACTGCGGGGTAAGATTCTCAATGTCGAAAAAGCCCTGGAGCACAAAATCTACGAGAATGAAGAGATCAAAAATATGTTTACTGCACTGGGTGTCCATATTTTTGAAGATGAGGATGGCGAGCGAAAATTGAATACAGCCAAATTGCGATATCATAAGGTGGTTATCATGTGCGACGCCGACGTTGACGGAAGTCATATCACGACCTTATTGTTGACATTTTTTTACAGGTACATGTATGAGTTGATCGAACGCGGCCATGTGTATATCGCCCGACCTCCCCTGTACCAGGTCAAGAAAGGTAAGGACTTCAAATATGCCTGGAATGAGAAAGAAAGAAAGGAATTTACGATAGAGCTCGGCAAGGGTAAAGAAGACAGTGTGCATATCCAACGCTACAAAGGTCTCGGTGAGATGAATGCAGAACAGCTCTGGGAGACAACTATGGATCCCGATCGCAGATTACTGTCCAAAGTCACCATCACAGATGCGATGGCTGCGGATCATTATTTCAGCATACTGATGGGGGACGATGTGCCTCCGCGTCGTGAATATATTGAAGCGAATGCTACCTATGCGAAAATTGACATTTAG
- the tsaE gene encoding tRNA (adenosine(37)-N6)-threonylcarbamoyltransferase complex ATPase subunit type 1 TsaE, with translation MESDLIFYARESDLDSVAKNILDKMMPPAILLLYGEMGAGKTTFTKAICRALGCEDEASSPSFSIISIYNTSHKLYGIKQVVHMELFRLRSSAELRELGMEEYLFGDYFCIVEWPDLIKPLLKEQEFVELCIEVQNPELRVFHLKK, from the coding sequence ATGGAATCTGATCTCATATTTTATGCTCGTGAATCCGACCTGGATTCGGTGGCAAAAAACATCTTAGACAAGATGATGCCTCCTGCCATCCTCCTGCTCTATGGTGAAATGGGCGCAGGCAAAACCACATTTACCAAGGCTATCTGTCGTGCTCTGGGATGTGAAGATGAAGCTTCCAGTCCCAGTTTCTCTATTATCTCAATTTACAATACGAGCCACAAGCTTTATGGCATTAAGCAAGTAGTTCATATGGAACTTTTCCGGCTCAGGTCATCCGCAGAACTTCGGGAATTAGGGATGGAGGAATATTTGTTTGGAGATTATTTTTGCATCGTGGAGTGGCCTGATCTGATAAAACCTTTGCTAAAAGAACAGGAATTTGTTGAACTTTGCATTGAGGTCCAAAATCCGGAGCTCAGGGTATTCCATCTAAAAAAATAA
- a CDS encoding alanine dehydrogenase — protein sequence MPEQSIFSRTQFSLQTQTERLALSKANASIRIGIPKETGFNEKRIALVPQSVLNLVARGHEIVIEKGAGLSSNFSDHEFAEAGARIASDKETVYSSHVILKVAPPSEEELSYFRPNQILISPLHLPGMTPEFIQTLRQKRVTAIAMEYLQAEDGTFPIVRIMSEIAGLAVIHTGAELLSDPTRGKGVLLGGISGVPPARVVILGAGVVAEYATRAALALGAEVRIFDDKIHRLIRIQNRLGKQIFTSSMNPVILTHELCNADLAIGAIHSKTGRTTMVVSEEMVMKMRPGSVIIDVSIDQGGCFETSQMTSHEKPTRIIHGIVHYCVPNIPSKVSRTASIGISNILTSILQEAGDTGGIEPLIYNHKGLRNGIYTFKGCLTNEYLANRFQIKYTQLDLLITSII from the coding sequence ATGCCGGAGCAGTCTATATTTTCTCGCACCCAATTCAGCTTACAAACACAAACCGAAAGGCTGGCACTGAGTAAAGCAAATGCGTCCATTCGAATTGGAATACCCAAGGAGACAGGATTTAATGAAAAAAGAATCGCCCTCGTCCCTCAATCTGTGCTCAATCTGGTGGCAAGAGGGCATGAGATAGTCATTGAAAAAGGAGCAGGCTTATCCTCCAATTTTTCAGACCATGAGTTCGCAGAGGCCGGGGCCAGAATAGCCTCCGACAAAGAAACAGTTTATTCCAGTCACGTCATTCTCAAAGTTGCCCCACCCTCAGAGGAAGAGCTCAGCTACTTCAGACCCAATCAGATTCTGATTTCTCCCTTGCACCTTCCGGGCATGACTCCGGAATTCATCCAAACTCTGAGGCAGAAGCGAGTGACAGCCATTGCCATGGAATATTTACAGGCAGAAGACGGCACTTTCCCTATCGTGCGCATCATGAGCGAGATCGCAGGATTGGCAGTCATACATACCGGAGCAGAGCTACTCAGCGATCCCACCCGAGGTAAAGGTGTGCTGCTGGGAGGCATATCCGGTGTACCGCCAGCCCGTGTAGTAATCCTGGGTGCAGGTGTCGTGGCTGAATACGCTACCAGAGCTGCACTGGCACTAGGCGCAGAAGTACGCATTTTTGATGATAAAATCCATCGCCTGATCCGTATCCAAAACAGACTGGGCAAACAAATATTTACATCTTCCATGAATCCGGTAATATTGACTCATGAACTCTGCAACGCGGATCTTGCCATCGGGGCCATCCACTCTAAAACAGGGCGCACCACTATGGTAGTTTCAGAGGAAATGGTGATGAAAATGAGGCCCGGATCTGTCATTATTGACGTGAGCATTGACCAGGGAGGTTGCTTTGAAACGAGCCAGATGACTTCTCATGAAAAGCCAACCAGAATCATCCACGGAATCGTACATTATTGTGTGCCCAATATTCCCTCTAAAGTATCCAGAACGGCGTCAATCGGGATCAGCAATATCCTTACATCTATCTTACAGGAAGCAGGAGATACAGGAGGAATAGAGCCCCTGATTTACAATCACAAAGGTCTACGCAATGGAATTTACACATTCAAAGGTTGCCTGACCAACGAGTATTTAGCCAACCGATTTCAAATCAAGTACACCCAGCTGGATTTGTTGATCACATCGATCATTTGA